The following are encoded together in the Piscinibacter lacus genome:
- a CDS encoding glutathione S-transferase N-terminal domain-containing protein produces the protein MKLIGSLTSPYVRKVRVVMAEKKLDYKFVQDNVWAEDSTISEANPLGKVPCLVMEGGEAIFDSRVIVEYVDTLSPVGKLLPAASRERVEVRTWEALADGLLDAAVSARLEATWPGRSETERSQAWIDRQMGKVHASLKAMSQGLGDRPWCIGGSTHLGLADIAVGCALGYLDFRNPEIDWRDRHPNLGKLFEKLAQRPSFIDTAPPAA, from the coding sequence ATGAAACTGATCGGTTCCCTCACCAGCCCCTACGTCCGCAAAGTGCGTGTCGTGATGGCCGAGAAGAAGCTCGACTACAAGTTCGTGCAAGACAACGTCTGGGCCGAAGACAGCACGATCAGCGAAGCCAACCCCCTGGGCAAGGTGCCCTGCCTGGTGATGGAAGGGGGCGAAGCCATCTTCGATTCCCGCGTCATCGTCGAATACGTCGACACCCTGTCGCCGGTGGGCAAGCTGCTGCCCGCGGCCAGCCGCGAGCGCGTCGAGGTGCGCACCTGGGAAGCCCTGGCCGACGGCCTGCTCGATGCCGCGGTGTCGGCCCGGCTGGAAGCCACCTGGCCCGGCCGCAGCGAGACCGAGCGCTCGCAAGCCTGGATCGACCGGCAGATGGGTAAGGTGCATGCGTCGCTCAAGGCCATGAGCCAGGGCCTGGGCGACCGGCCCTGGTGCATCGGCGGCAGCACCCACCTGGGCCTGGCCGACATCGCGGTCGGCTGCGCGCTGGGCTACCTCGATTTCCGCAATCCGGAAATCGACTGGCGCGACCGCCATCCCAACCTGGGCAAGCTCTTCGAGAAGCTGGCCCAGCGGCCAAGCTTCATCGACACCGCGCCGCCGGCCGCCTGA